A segment of the Candidatus Pelagisphaera phototrophica genome:
GAGTATGTATCGAGGAATATGAAGTCCACTCCGCCATATTGATAGTTAAAGTACGATCCAGGAGCTTCCTCGGTCCCAAAGGCGGGATTGGGCCAGTAGCGTTGAAAGATCTCGAGGGAGTCGGCGAGCTCGTCCTGTGGCAAAGTGGCGGGCGCGTCCCAGGTAGAGAGCTGTGTAATTGAACGCAACAGGGGTTGCAGAAAGGGAATGCTCCGTTGCCGGCGGTATTCTTCCGCTTGGAACTCTGGGGAGAGTTCTGAAAAGGCTTCGTTGCCACCTAGCCAGAAAAAAGCATTAGGACGGGCATTCTGCACCTGCAGCCAGATTGCCTGCAGTCCATCCTTATCGGACCGGGCGCCAGATCCGAATCCGATCGAGAATTTCGTACGCATCTCCTTGGACGGAGCAGTAAGCAGAGGGTAGCCATCGTAGTCGACGGGCTCGCCGTCCACGAGAACCTGGTAGTAGTAGAAAGAATTCGGTCTCAGACCATCGATTTTAGCAGTCACGCAATAGTCGTTTTCCTTCGTCGCGATTATTTGAGATGTGAGCTGGGCGTTGAAGAAACTCGGTTGATCACTGTAGCGAATATTCAAAACGCTAGGACCGGCGACTCGCGCCCAGATGGTGACGCTCTCGGATTCGATGCTCCCCACCATGGGACCCTGCATCAGACGTCCTTGAGACATGAGCAGGGGGGCAGCAATAAGAATTACAAGAGAGGATATTATGGGTCTAAGGTTGCGCGGCATCGGATTCTTTTTATCTACAGCGGATTGCGAAACCCGCCAAAATTTAAAAAGATTGTTAATTACAATAATAGGGAAGGGAAGCCTGATTCTCTTCGAACCGCTTCCAACGCACCGTAGGGATTTGCCTTAGGGGGGTGTGCTGGGTGCCGTAGCAGGAACGGTTTTTTAGGGGACAGTGAGCTTCAGTCCTGGGTCGGGTTCATTCGCTTTTTGGCTTTGGGTGTAGCTATTAGCCTGATAGCCGAGTCACGTCCTTAATTTCCCGTTGGAAAAGTCGGAATTCAGTTGATTGATTCTGGCGAGCCCGCAGTTAAACTCTGGTGATGAATTCAATTTTTGACGGGGAACAGGTATCTGCTGTAGCGGAACAGCTACCAAATGGCGGCCTTTTTCGTGAAGCGATTGAACGAATAGACCGCCTGAATAGCGCCGACCCGAATCGTGTAACACGGGATGGGAAAGAAATGGGCTATGAATTCTATTTCGGTTGTCTGCTTTTTGCCAAAGTGGTCTCCTTCTGTGAAGAAGCTTCGGAGGCCCTTTTGATCGCCGCTCGAAGCCAGCATATTTGCCGATGGGAAATTCCCCGGGCGGATTATCCGGAAGGACGAGCAGGCTATCTCAAGTGGCGAGCGGACTTGAAGCGCTTTCATGCCGATAAGACCGCGTCGATTTTGAAAGAGCTTGATTACTCCAATGAGTTTATCGAGACCGTACGGACGATCAACCTGAAGAAGGATCTGAAAAGCAATCCTGACTCGCAAGCGATGGAAGACGCCTTGTGCCTCGTCTTTCTGGAAAGCCAGTTTTCCGAGTTCCGACTGAAAACGACCGAGGAGAAAATGGTCACGATCCTTCAGAAAACTTGGGTAAAGATGAGCGAACAGGGAAAGAACACAGCCCTTGGTCTAAAGTTGGGAGAGGAAGAGGCTAGACTCGTTGGATTGGCATTGAATGGCTGAATCAGCCAGTTTCTCTGAGCACCTGCTGAACGTTTGAGCACACCAGACTCAATACGGAGAGCATCGGTGAAACCGTAAATCAGTGCTCGGAATCCGAAATGGCTTTTCGTCCATGTACGGGATCGATTTGTGGTGCCGCGGCTTGTTCTGCTTCTCTTTTTTGCATCGATCAAGATCGAGATTCCGCCATAAAGGACAAACAGGCTGATTCCTGCGCCGACGATCAAGTCGGGCGACCGACTCTGCGAAAGAAAGACAACGATAACCGCTAGTATCACGCCCAAATTGGCAACGACGTCGCTTCGGGCAAAAATCCAGCTTGCCTGGATATGCACCTCCCGATTCTTCTGGTGCGACAGAAGAATCAAGCAATACGTTTTGGCCAGCTAGTGCCACAATGGAGACGTCGAACATCAGAAACGAACTTGGCTCGCTCCCGAATACGGCACGGCGACAGACATCGATCAAGATGCTCGCGGCAAGGGCAATCT
Coding sequences within it:
- a CDS encoding alkaline phosphatase D family protein gives rise to the protein MSQGRLMQGPMVGSIESESVTIWARVAGPSVLNIRYSDQPSFFNAQLTSQIIATKENDYCVTAKIDGLRPNSFYYYQVLVDGEPVDYDGYPLLTAPSKEMRTKFSIGFGSGARSDKDGLQAIWLQVQNARPNAFFWLGGNEAFSELSPEFQAEEYRRQRSIPFLQPLLRSITQLSTWDAPATLPQDELADSLEIFQRYWPNPAFGTEEAPGSYFNYQYGGVDFIFLDTYSYRDEDDHSTILGEVQMKWLQQQLSQSAATFKVLLSGSSWSNLAAEKHNTWTAYPEERKGLFSYIRENEIDGIVLLSGDDDEAEIKAIPMSREGGYDFYELVSSPLAQIPAPDYTEDNTAVIAIEEPYADSMNFGTLTFDMAEDDPVVSLKVINVFGENVFPEFELRASELTNGKTSWKSKVPAEAVAHFEARTGSAL
- a CDS encoding DUF4202 domain-containing protein codes for the protein MNSIFDGEQVSAVAEQLPNGGLFREAIERIDRLNSADPNRVTRDGKEMGYEFYFGCLLFAKVVSFCEEASEALLIAARSQHICRWEIPRADYPEGRAGYLKWRADLKRFHADKTASILKELDYSNEFIETVRTINLKKDLKSNPDSQAMEDALCLVFLESQFSEFRLKTTEEKMVTILQKTWVKMSEQGKNTALGLKLGEEEARLVGLALNG